A single window of Selenomonas sputigena DNA harbors:
- a CDS encoding pseudouridine synthase, with product MEERLQKIISRAGVASRRKAEELIAAGRVTVDGAVVREPGTKADAATACIAVDGEPLPAEERLVYFLLNKPKGCVSTVSDERGRRTVLDLLPVKDVRVYPVGRLDQNTEGLLLLTNDGTLTQALLHPRFLVHKTYRAKVAGDLTPEALKKLRGGIELADGMTAPAEVRVYGVTEKGLSDVEVTLHEGRNRQVRRMFEAVGCDVRALKRTRFAQLTLDGVKRGASRPLTKAEVEALYRLAEER from the coding sequence ATGGAAGAACGATTGCAAAAAATCATCAGCCGCGCGGGCGTGGCGTCACGCCGCAAGGCGGAGGAGCTCATTGCGGCGGGGCGCGTGACAGTGGACGGCGCGGTGGTGCGTGAGCCGGGAACGAAGGCGGACGCGGCGACCGCATGTATTGCGGTGGACGGCGAGCCGCTTCCCGCAGAGGAGCGTCTCGTCTATTTCTTGCTGAACAAGCCCAAGGGCTGCGTCTCGACCGTTTCCGACGAGCGCGGCAGGCGCACGGTGCTCGACCTTCTGCCCGTGAAGGACGTGCGCGTCTATCCGGTGGGAAGGCTCGACCAGAATACGGAAGGGCTGCTCCTCCTTACGAATGACGGTACACTGACGCAGGCTCTTCTTCATCCGCGCTTTCTCGTGCACAAGACGTACCGTGCGAAGGTGGCGGGCGACCTTACGCCAGAAGCCCTGAAGAAGCTCCGAGGCGGCATCGAACTGGCAGACGGCATGACGGCGCCGGCGGAGGTGCGCGTCTACGGCGTGACGGAAAAGGGGCTCAGTGACGTCGAGGTCACGCTGCACGAGGGCAGGAATCGGCAGGTGCGTCGCATGTTCGAGGCCGTGGGGTGCGACGTGCGCGCCCTGAAGCGCACGCGTTTTGCGCAGCTCACGCTGGACGGCGTCAAGCGCGGCGCTTCGCGTCCTCTGACGAAGGCGGAGGTCGAGGCGCTCTATCGCCTCGCAGAAGAACGATGA